The region CTATTGCACAACATATTGCTCAAACAGCCAAACATTTTGGTATGAGGGTAACGGGCCTTAGTCGTAGCGGCGCAGCAAAACCGCATTTTGACCATGTGGATACTATCGAAAATTTGGCAGACTACGTGACTACGTCTCATGCTATTGCCAGCATTTTACCCAGCACTTTAGAAACAAAGAACATCCTTAATGAGGCGATGCTATCACTACTTCCTGAAGAGTGCGTTCTGTTTAACCTTGGCCGTGGAGATGTGCTCGACTTAGATGCACTCGCCAAACAGTTACAAAACAAACCACTACAAAATGCTGTACTGGATGTATTCAATCAAGAGCCTCTGCCAAGCGAACACCCTATTTGGCAATGTGCTAATGCGATTATTACCCCGCATATTGCCGCACCCAGTTTTCCAGAACAAGTTGTAGAGGTGTTCGTTGAAAACTACCATTTATGGACAGCTCAGCAACCTTTAAAGCATCAGGTCGATTTTTTTAAGGGATATTAGTTAATATTCCTTCCGTTACGCTTCATGGACGAGGCTAACGCGCAAAAATGTCAAATCCTGCTTAAATCAATACACCATGAAAGCATAAAAACATCATATTTTTACCCTTCCTTCACACCACTATTTTTATTCCAACCTCCCAGTAATGCTGTAATCGTGAGCAAGATAGCAGTTTCTAATAACTATTATTCTGTGCATCAATTCAAAAATAGATAAAAAGTTATTAGCAATGAGAACGGTTTTCATTTAGAATTGCATTACAGTCAACGAGCGATCATCCCTTAGCCTTATGAATTGTCTAAGTTAAGATATGAATCAGATTAATTGAAGAGGCTTTATGTACGTTTGTCTTTGTCACGGAATTACTGATACCCAAATCAGAGAAGCAGTAAGCAAGCATGGCGATAGCTCTTTAGCTGACGTTAAAAAACGCTTAGGTGTAGCTGATCAATGTGGTAAATGTGCACGTATGGCAAATAACATTATCCAAGCTCAAGTTGATATCGAACCTAACTTCTATGAAGTAGCTTAATCTACATACATTGAACAACTAGTATTGAACCACTAGATCCTGCTTTAAGTGTATTGAAGAGAAACGCCAACCAAATTCCATAAAAAATGCTGCCCTAGGGCAGCATTTTTTTGTTTAGAAAACCTCAAGCTTTCTAGCTTAAGGTCTTCGTATCAATACTTTATGATTTCATGCCTTTATGATTCTGTTGGTTCATCAGTATCATCAACAGCTTGCCCATTGAGTTCGATATCAACACTGTCAACACGTTGCAGGCCTCGAGGTAATTTAGCGCCTCTACGTCCTCTCTCACCACGGTAATGCTCTAAGTCAGATGGTTTCAAGGTTAACTTACGTTTACCAGCCCATAGCGTGACTGACGCATCTTGTGGGACAACATCAAGGTGAATCAATAGCTCTTCTCGGCTCTTAGAACGATCGGTTGGAATACCAATAATCTTATTGCCCTTACCTTTGGACAATTGCGGCAATGCATCAACATCAAAGATCAGCATCCGCCCTTCATTGGTAATCGCCATAATCGACTGAGGAATACCTTTATTAACCAATTTAGGTTTCAAGGATTCTGCATTAGCTGGCAAACTCAGTAGCGCTTTACCCGCCTTATTACGACTGACCATATCGGCATATGAACCAATAAAGCCATAACCCGCATCACTTGCTAAGAGGTAACATTGCGCATCATTTCCCATCAACACATGACGCATCACTGCACCTGGTGACAAGTTAAATCGAGTCGTTATCGGCTCTCCCTGACTTCGAGCTGAAGGTAAAGTATGGGTATCAGTAGCAAATGCTCGACCTGTAGAGTCAATAAATACCGAAGGTTGATTACTCTTACCACTCGCGCTACATAAGAAGCTATCGCCCGCTTTGTAATTTAATCCTTCACCATCAATGTCACTGCCTTTAGCGCAACGAACCCAACCTTTGTCAGAAAGCACCACGGTAACCGCTTCTGCTGGAGTTAACTCTTGCTCAGTTAAGGCTTTTGACTCTAAGCGCTCAATGATAGGTGAACGACGGTCATCACCGAAAGTGTCGCCATCTTGAATAAGCTCTTTCTTCACCAGTGTCTTTAGACGGCGCTCTGAACTCAAGATAAGTTGTAATTTATCACGCTCAGCCGCTAACTCTTCTTGCTCTGCCGTAATCTTAAATTCTTCAAGTTTGGCTAAGTGACGTAATTTTAATTCTAAAATAGCTTCAGCTTGTTTATCCGATAAATTAAATCGTGAAATAAGCTCTTTCTTAGGTTCGTCATTGAAACGAATGATCTCGATGACTTCATCAATATTTAAGAAGGCAATCATCAATGCATCAAGAATATGTAATCTTGCCAGCACCTTATCAAGACGGTACTGCAAACGACGTGTCACTGTTGAGATACGGTAACTAAGCCACTCAGTTAGCATCTCTTTCAGGCCTTTAACCCTTGGGCGGCCATCAAGACCAAGCACATTCAAGTTAACACGAAAGCTTTTTTCTAAATCAGTGGTTGCAAAAAGATGCGCCATTAGTTGATCGCAATCAACCCGATTAGAACGAGGTACAATAATTAATCGAACTGGATTCTCATGATCAGACTCATCACGTAAATCAGCAACCATTGGCAGCTTCTTCGCCTGCATTTGGTTAGCCATTTGCTCTAAAATCTTGCCACTACTTGCTTGATGCGGCAAAGATGTAATAACAATCTCGCCACTATCAACGTCATAGACCGCTCGCATTTTAATAGAGCCACGACCAGTTTCATAAATTTTGGCAATGTCTTTACTTGGGGTAATGATCTCGGCATTGGTCGGATAATCAGGCCCAGGAACAAGCTCCATTAAGCGATCAAGTTCCGCTTTAGGGTTATCCAATAACTCCACACACGCTGACACTAACTCGCGAACATTATGGGGTGGAATATCGGTCGCCATACCAACAGCAATACCGGTAATACCGTTTAATAAAATATGCGGCAATCTTGCAGGTAAGGATTTTGGCTCTTTCATGGTGCCGTCAAAGTTAACGCCCCAATCAACCGTGCCTTGGCCTAATTCTGATAATAAAACTTCAGAGAATTTTGATAAGGTTGCTTCGGTATAACGCATTGCAGCGAATGATTTAGGATCGTCTGGCGCGCCCCAATTACCCTGACCTTTAACTAACGGATATCGGTATGAAAATGGCTGAGCCATTAATACCATCGCCTCATAACAGGCACTATCACCATGGGGGTGATACTTACCTAATACGTCACCTACGGTTCTTGCAGACTTTTTAGGCTTAGATTGAGCTGATAATCCTAACTCGCTCATGGCGTAAATAATACGACGTTGAACTGGCTTTAAACCATCGCCAATATGTGGCAAAGCGCGATCCATGATCACGTACATTGAATAGTTTAAATAAGCCTCTTCAGTAAAGCGGCGTAGCGGCATTTGCTCTACACCATCAAGGCTTAATTCAATCGCATCACTCATTATTTATTATCCTGTGATTGTTCTGGCTCTTTGTAAAAAAAGCGGTATACATTGCCTTTTAAGTCATCAGAGATGAACATCGCACCATCAGGTGCATTAATTAGGTCATAGGGTCTAGCTACGGGAAATTCACCGTCTAAAAAGCTTATCACTCTTTCACGATCGATAACTTGGTCTCCATCAACAGTTAGCATAACCACTTGATAACCAATCTTACTTGAACGGTTCCATGAGCCATTTTCCGCAACAAACAATTGGTGATGGTAACGCTCAGGAAATTGCTCACCTTCATAAAACATTAAGCTTGTTGGCTTCACGTGTGCAGGAAGTTCAAATTCTGGTTCGGAAATATTCAGGTTGTCAGGCTTTTTGAAGGAAGGTTCAACAACATTGTCACCATGGATATAAGGGAATCCAAAATGGCTACCCTTAACATCAATTCGGTTAATTTCATCGGCAGGCATATTATCACCCATCCAATTACGCCCTTGGTCGGCAAACCATAACTTCTCGGTGTTTGGAGCCCAATCAAAGCCAATGACCCGTCTTAACCCTGATGCCACTTGTTCAGTGTCACCAGATTCTATATCGATGGCTAACATACTGCCAAAAGGGGCTGGAGATTCGCACACATTACAGGGGGAACCGATAGAGATGTATAAGCGTCCATCAGGGCCAAAACTCATCCCACGGGCATGTTTTCTTTCTACGCTGGGTAAACCAGAGTAGATTTCTTTTGGTCTACCAGGTCGTCTTAAACGATTTTCAATATCCTTAAAACGCAAAATACGATCATCATCTGCAACATACAAGTCGCCATTATGAAAGGCTAATGCTTCTGGGTACTCTAATCCTTTGCCAATTAAATACCGTTTATTAACTTGACCATCATTATCTGAATCGACTAGGGCGTATATAGTGCCGCTTTTCTTTGAACCGACAAACAAGGTTCCCTTACTGCCCATTGCCATCTGTTTAGCATCGCCTAAATCAGAAGCATAAAGCGTAAGTCCAAATCCTTTGGTAACAGTAATCATCATAGGATCTTCAGCATAAGCTTTAACAACAAGTAATTGTGTTAAAGCCAATACAGACAGTGCTTTAAACACTGTTGTAATCTGCTTGATATCCATTTTAATTATTATTTTCGACATTTTAATAATTTTTGCCTTCGTTCTTGTTATGGGCAATTCTATGCTCAATCTTAATGGCTGTGATTAAACACAGCCTTTATGGATTATTAGGCCAAGTAACGGTAACTCATTAAAGCGACTTACAGTTGAGCAAGATCACCTTTAGACTCTAGCCAGACTTTACGATCTGGTGAGCGCTTCTTCGATAACAACATATCCATTAATGCCATGGTATCGTCTTTATCATCAATGGTTAATTGCACTAAGCGACGAGTATTAGGATCCATTGTTGTTTCTCTAAGCTGCAATGGATTCATCTCGCCCAATCCTTTAAAGCGAGTCACTTGTACTTTGCCTTTTTTCTTATCGGCAACAATTCTATCTAATATACCGTTTTTTTCTTCTTCATCTAGGGCATAAAATACTTCTTTGCCTAAATCGATACGAAAAAGTGGTGGCATAGCGATATACACATGCCCCTTTTCAACCAATATACGGTAATGCATCATAAATAGAGCACATAGCAAGGTCGCAATATGTAGACCATCGGAATCGGCATCAGCAAGAATACATATCTTGCCATAGCGTAATTCTGAAATATCATCACTATCAGGATCGCAACCTATAGCAACAGAAATATCATGGACTTCTTGTGACGCTAATACCTGTGACGCGTCAACTTCCCAGGTATTTAGAATTTTACCACGCAGCGGCATAATCGCTTGAAACTCACGATCTCGTGCCTGTTTAGCACTACCTCCCGCAGAGTCACCCTCCACCAAGAATAGTTCGCCACGCATAGGGTCTTGTCCACTACAATCGGTCAATTTACCGGGTAATGCAGGCCCTGCAGTGACTTTTTTACGAGCAACCTTTTTAGCCGCTTTTAAACGTTTTTGGGCATTGTTAATACACAATTCAGCTAATAACTCAGCTTGGTCAGTATTAGAGTTAAGCCACAATGAAAACGCATCTCGAACAACACCTGATACAAATGCCGAACTTTGACGGCTAGAGAGTTTTTCTTTAGTTTGGCCAGAAAATTGCGGATCTTGCATTTTGATTGAGAGAATAAAAGAGGCTTTATCCCAAATATCTTCTGGAGAAAGTTTGATACCTCTTGGTACTAAGTTACGGAATTCACAGAACTCACGCATCGACTCTAATAATCCCTGTCTAAAACCATTAACGTGAGTACCGCCAAGTGGTGTCGGGATTAAGTTTACATAACTTTCGTAAAGACTATCGCCACCTTCAGGTAACCAAGTAATCGCCCATTCTGCAGCGTCAACCTTGCCAGTAAAACTACCGACAAAAGGCTCTTCGGGTAATAACACTGAGTCTTTTACCGCTTCTTTTAAATAATCGGTTAAACCACTTTCGTAAAACCATTCATGTACTTCGCCGTTTTGCTTATTACTAAACTTAATACGTAGGCCTGGGCATAAAACGGCTTTAGCACGTAAAAGGTGAAGCAACTTAGTAATGGAGAAGTTACCAGAATCAAAGTAGCTAGCATCTGGCCAAAAGTGAACTCGCGTGCCGGTATTCCGGCGTCCACAAGTACCTGTGACGGTTAAGTCTTCTACTTTATCACCGCTTTCAAATGCCATGTCATACACTTGGGCATCACGGCGCACAGTAATTTCAACACGCGTTGATAAGGCATTTACAACCGAAATACCGACTCCATGTAAACCACCCGAAAACTGGTAATTCTTGTTTGAGAATTTACCACCAGCGTGCAATTTCGTTAGGATCAGCTCAACCCCAGGAATACCTTCTTCTGGGTGAATATCAACGGGCATACCACGGCCATCATCGGTAACTTCTAACGAATTATCGGCGTGTAATACCACTTCAATTTTTGAGGCGTGACCTGCGAGTGCTTCATCAACACTGTTATCGATGACTTCCTGACCTAAATGGTTGGGTCTGGTAGTGTCGGTATACATACCAGGACGGCGTTTTACTGGGTCGAGTCCGTTAAGAACCTCGATAGCGTCAGAAGTATATTGGTTGCTCATAGTCCACACATTTGGTCAATTATGGCCCAAAATTGAAGGCCGAAATAAATACTTGTTATGTAATTTTTAAAAACTCACAAATCTTATCTAGCTGGTTTTTATAGCCAATAAAACTGTGGTCACCATTCGCCTCTACATGGAGTTGGCAACAATGGTATTTTAATAATGCTTGTCGATAATCTAACACTTCATCGCCTGTTTGCAAAAAAACTAAAAAACGATCAGGACGACGAATAACCTCAGTATTATATTCGGCAACATCAAGCTTATGTTGCGGTAATACTTGGTAATGTTCATCAATATATGGATTATATTGTGGCCCTAGAAACTCATCAAATAGCTCAAATGGTTTCACAGCAGGATTTATTAGCACTGCTTTACCACCGTATGTTTCGGCGAGATAACTGGCAAAGTATCCACCTAAAGAAGAACCGATATAGGTTAATGGTTCATTTTTAGCTTTTGCTTGCTCTACAATACCACATAACAAAGCCATCGCCTCTTTAGGTGACGAAGGTAATTGTGGCTGAACGAAAGGATATTCTGGGAAACAGCGCTGGAAATATTCAGCCGTATCTTTGGCTTTATCAGAATGAGGAGAGCTATTAAATCCATGTATATAGAGCAACATACTTCATCTCGTTGAGGTTAACCTGAAAATTCAAACTAATTGATAATTATCAAGCAAACAAACAACTAAACGAAATTAATAACCGCTTGCGTCATTATCTGGTGAGAACTTTTCACCCGGAACCCGATAAACATTAGTATGAATGCTACCATTGCTTGCTAACTCCAGCAAACGATAGCCTGGTTGAAGTCCGTCCAGTGCAAAATAAGAAGATTTTGGCTTAAATTGTATACAGGTAGACGGTGTTGCCATTAGGCTAATTACACCATTATCACCTTGATACTCAGTGTCGATAGATTGGTGAACATGCCCCCACAACGCGCCTTTTACTTGTGGGTGTTTACTTACCCGTTTTAAAAAGGCATCGCCATTGATCATGCAGTGCTGATCGAGCCAGCTACATCGGACAAGGATAGGATTATGGTGCATAGCAAGTAATACGTGCTTATCTGGGTCAGCTTTAATCGCTTCATCAATCAAATTAAATTGATCTTCTGCCATATAACCACCAGGTTTACCACGTACAGTAGAATCCAACATCAATATTTGCCAATTACCAATAACAATCCGCTGTTGCCCAAATAAATGCTTGCCTTGCATATGCAAGCTCATCAAACGAGGATCATCATGATTGCCAGGTAGATAATGGCAAGGCATAGCTAATTCTGCAACGGTATTAGAAAAATGTTGGTAGGATTGAGGGGAGTAATCTTGGCTAATATCGCCGGTAGCTAACATTATATCAGCTTTATAATTCGTACTTAAAAACGTATTCAAAACAGCCTGAAAACTGGCAGCCGTATTCACCCCTAAAAGCTTTGCTTCTGGATCAGCGAACAAATGCGGGTCAGTGACTTGAATAAGTCTTACGACATCCGTATCAGTATTGGGGTAATTAACTGGCTCTTTTAGCACTAATTAATCCTAAAAATAAATTAATTCAATGTTGCAGAACTATGTTGAACAGACATGCTGGCGACGACATCCGATCTTAAGTAGCTCTTCCAGAAATGCATTAACTTGGTATTTCTCATCCGTTTGATGCATATGTACATTTGGATAATCATACACTGCTTTTAATCGGAAAATCTGTTGACTAGTTAACACTTCTGCTAATTGAGCGTCATGATAAACTCGCACACAAGCTTTAGGTATGGTAAGGAAATCATGATTGGGCAATTTCCTCGATATTTCAATCAGCTGAGTATACTTTGTATTTTCAATAACAGTGACATCTAATAGACCAAATTGCCCTTCAACTGCCCAAGATTCATTCACATCTGCCGCATCTGGTAACCATTTTAAAATAAGTGCGTAATTACGCCCGCACAGCGCTAAAAAAGCACTCACGTTGGGTTGATACTTACCTTTGGTTACTTTTTGATTCACAACAAACCTCTTATGTACTTTTCACGATTCTGCAGCTTTATTTCTTTAATATGTCAAACATAAAAACTCATTCAACAATGGGATTTCGTTATACCGGTTTCACT is a window of Shewanella donghaensis DNA encoding:
- the cpdA gene encoding 3',5'-cyclic-AMP phosphodiesterase, yielding MLKEPVNYPNTDTDVVRLIQVTDPHLFADPEAKLLGVNTAASFQAVLNTFLSTNYKADIMLATGDISQDYSPQSYQHFSNTVAELAMPCHYLPGNHDDPRLMSLHMQGKHLFGQQRIVIGNWQILMLDSTVRGKPGGYMAEDQFNLIDEAIKADPDKHVLLAMHHNPILVRCSWLDQHCMINGDAFLKRVSKHPQVKGALWGHVHQSIDTEYQGDNGVISLMATPSTCIQFKPKSSYFALDGLQPGYRLLELASNGSIHTNVYRVPGEKFSPDNDASGY
- a CDS encoding bacterioferritin-associated ferredoxin; this encodes MYVCLCHGITDTQIREAVSKHGDSSLADVKKRLGVADQCGKCARMANNIIQAQVDIEPNFYEVA
- a CDS encoding DUF1249 domain-containing protein; the encoded protein is MNQKVTKGKYQPNVSAFLALCGRNYALILKWLPDAADVNESWAVEGQFGLLDVTVIENTKYTQLIEISRKLPNHDFLTIPKACVRVYHDAQLAEVLTSQQIFRLKAVYDYPNVHMHQTDEKYQVNAFLEELLKIGCRRQHVCST
- a CDS encoding D-2-hydroxyacid dehydrogenase is translated as MAHKLLLLTQDNDKFRQLLSAHNLEELIILGDDPSSISSANIWFAEPNLAAPLLNLGNNLQWMQSTFAGVDRITGSRQRRDYTLTNIKGIFGPLMSEYLFGYLLAHQREHAKYKQQQQHKQWIPGSFRTLQNQSLLLLGTGSIAQHIAQTAKHFGMRVTGLSRSGAAKPHFDHVDTIENLADYVTTSHAIASILPSTLETKNILNEAMLSLLPEECVLFNLGRGDVLDLDALAKQLQNKPLQNAVLDVFNQEPLPSEHPIWQCANAIITPHIAAPSFPEQVVEVFVENYHLWTAQQPLKHQVDFFKGY
- a CDS encoding PQQ-dependent sugar dehydrogenase, with translation MSKIIIKMDIKQITTVFKALSVLALTQLLVVKAYAEDPMMITVTKGFGLTLYASDLGDAKQMAMGSKGTLFVGSKKSGTIYALVDSDNDGQVNKRYLIGKGLEYPEALAFHNGDLYVADDDRILRFKDIENRLRRPGRPKEIYSGLPSVERKHARGMSFGPDGRLYISIGSPCNVCESPAPFGSMLAIDIESGDTEQVASGLRRVIGFDWAPNTEKLWFADQGRNWMGDNMPADEINRIDVKGSHFGFPYIHGDNVVEPSFKKPDNLNISEPEFELPAHVKPTSLMFYEGEQFPERYHHQLFVAENGSWNRSSKIGYQVVMLTVDGDQVIDRERVISFLDGEFPVARPYDLINAPDGAMFISDDLKGNVYRFFYKEPEQSQDNK
- the parC gene encoding DNA topoisomerase IV subunit A, whose amino-acid sequence is MSDAIELSLDGVEQMPLRRFTEEAYLNYSMYVIMDRALPHIGDGLKPVQRRIIYAMSELGLSAQSKPKKSARTVGDVLGKYHPHGDSACYEAMVLMAQPFSYRYPLVKGQGNWGAPDDPKSFAAMRYTEATLSKFSEVLLSELGQGTVDWGVNFDGTMKEPKSLPARLPHILLNGITGIAVGMATDIPPHNVRELVSACVELLDNPKAELDRLMELVPGPDYPTNAEIITPSKDIAKIYETGRGSIKMRAVYDVDSGEIVITSLPHQASSGKILEQMANQMQAKKLPMVADLRDESDHENPVRLIIVPRSNRVDCDQLMAHLFATTDLEKSFRVNLNVLGLDGRPRVKGLKEMLTEWLSYRISTVTRRLQYRLDKVLARLHILDALMIAFLNIDEVIEIIRFNDEPKKELISRFNLSDKQAEAILELKLRHLAKLEEFKITAEQEELAAERDKLQLILSSERRLKTLVKKELIQDGDTFGDDRRSPIIERLESKALTEQELTPAEAVTVVLSDKGWVRCAKGSDIDGEGLNYKAGDSFLCSASGKSNQPSVFIDSTGRAFATDTHTLPSARSQGEPITTRFNLSPGAVMRHVLMGNDAQCYLLASDAGYGFIGSYADMVSRNKAGKALLSLPANAESLKPKLVNKGIPQSIMAITNEGRMLIFDVDALPQLSKGKGNKIIGIPTDRSKSREELLIHLDVVPQDASVTLWAGKRKLTLKPSDLEHYRGERGRRGAKLPRGLQRVDSVDIELNGQAVDDTDEPTES
- a CDS encoding YqiA/YcfP family alpha/beta fold hydrolase, with the translated sequence MLLYIHGFNSSPHSDKAKDTAEYFQRCFPEYPFVQPQLPSSPKEAMALLCGIVEQAKAKNEPLTYIGSSLGGYFASYLAETYGGKAVLINPAVKPFELFDEFLGPQYNPYIDEHYQVLPQHKLDVAEYNTEVIRRPDRFLVFLQTGDEVLDYRQALLKYHCCQLHVEANGDHSFIGYKNQLDKICEFLKIT
- the parE gene encoding DNA topoisomerase IV subunit B gives rise to the protein MSNQYTSDAIEVLNGLDPVKRRPGMYTDTTRPNHLGQEVIDNSVDEALAGHASKIEVVLHADNSLEVTDDGRGMPVDIHPEEGIPGVELILTKLHAGGKFSNKNYQFSGGLHGVGISVVNALSTRVEITVRRDAQVYDMAFESGDKVEDLTVTGTCGRRNTGTRVHFWPDASYFDSGNFSITKLLHLLRAKAVLCPGLRIKFSNKQNGEVHEWFYESGLTDYLKEAVKDSVLLPEEPFVGSFTGKVDAAEWAITWLPEGGDSLYESYVNLIPTPLGGTHVNGFRQGLLESMREFCEFRNLVPRGIKLSPEDIWDKASFILSIKMQDPQFSGQTKEKLSSRQSSAFVSGVVRDAFSLWLNSNTDQAELLAELCINNAQKRLKAAKKVARKKVTAGPALPGKLTDCSGQDPMRGELFLVEGDSAGGSAKQARDREFQAIMPLRGKILNTWEVDASQVLASQEVHDISVAIGCDPDSDDISELRYGKICILADADSDGLHIATLLCALFMMHYRILVEKGHVYIAMPPLFRIDLGKEVFYALDEEEKNGILDRIVADKKKGKVQVTRFKGLGEMNPLQLRETTMDPNTRRLVQLTIDDKDDTMALMDMLLSKKRSPDRKVWLESKGDLAQL